In the Mesorhizobium huakuii genome, GACCATTCTCTACAGCCAGTGTCACAAGCTTATTTGATCCAGCAAACAGTTAGACGGTTCGCTCAAAGCGGCGACGAGGAAATCTCTGACGCGCACGTGCCTCGGCACGGATCGCTGCTTACGGCCAGCGAAGATACTCTCAAGGCAGTGAAAGAGTTTGCGTGCAACAATGCCAGGCACGTATGGCACCGCATGTGCGACCCAAAGGATGCGATCCCGCTGGGTTTTGACGGGTTCTTGAAGCTTTGGGGGCTATCCAAGCCGCAGATCGCAGCCGACTACATCCTTCTAGATGAAGCGCAGGACACCAATCCCGTCGTACTCGAGGTGCTGCGGCGGCAAAACGCCCAGCTTGTCTACGTTGGCGACCGCTACCAGCAGATATACGAATGGCGTGGCGCGGTGAACGCGATGGATGCGATCAAGACTGATGCCATCGTTAGCCTGACCCAGTCGTTCCGGTTCGGTCCCGAGATCGCCGGCGAAGCATCCCGCATCCTGCAGCGGCTCGGTGAGAGCGTTCCGCTGACCGGCAATCCCGCTATGCGGAG is a window encoding:
- a CDS encoding UvrD-helicase domain-containing protein — protein: MHSDYKKTKDKFAGKVGTKQLAEILGFKKAWRVDRDHSLQPVSQAYLIQQTVRRFAQSGDEEISDAHVPRHGSLLTASEDTLKAVKEFACNNARHVWHRMCDPKDAIPLGFDGFLKLWGLSKPQIAADYILLDEAQDTNPVVLEVLRRQNAQLVYVGDRYQQIYEWRGAVNAMDAIKTDAIVSLTQSFRFGPEIAGEASRILQRLGESVPLTGNPAMRSRVGSCNPNAILARTNANVMTALIQCLDEGRKPHLVGDNRDLKELLWGVRDLKEGRPTDVADFFGFTSWESVVDFSKTTEGC